From the Desulfocurvus vexinensis DSM 17965 genome, one window contains:
- a CDS encoding DUF4139 domain-containing protein, protein MTAIALRLAAVAALAGLALAPCRAGAEVVSAILYPGSALVTEEQTLALDAAAGLPTGVLTLPAGADEGSVTIQARGGSPLTLAGVDVRPVRRTDEGRIREVRAALEREDAKRQALADALAAREAGAQFWRTQAGAPLERPAEAPALAAALRQGLEAELAAASALRRDLAAQEAVVADLRAELERLTGGAEMVLEVRASFNGPAAASVPVRLSYRLRDAGWEPGYVLDARPAEGVVRFAWDATVWQGSGREWKNVPLALATAEFRTGATPPELWPWEPRPAVPMAKAEPAVLMRAAPAMETANDAAAGAAQAPRTQGAVFDTYDAGRATLASGDRVRLPIARQDWQATFDYLVRPYAEPRAYLRATLAQAEAPRIPSGPADLLLEGALVQRVPFELARAEAELFFGADPQLAVTLRSTDRKSGEAGLFGARGRHRWAWAVEVKNGKPGPARVSVQDRLPRPGDERIKLEKTLGKDAREEDDTVIWDFELAPGTARTVEYGYAITWPGDMELDLGGR, encoded by the coding sequence ATGACCGCGATCGCGTTGCGTCTGGCCGCCGTGGCGGCCCTTGCGGGCCTCGCCCTTGCCCCGTGCCGGGCCGGGGCCGAGGTGGTGTCGGCCATCCTGTACCCCGGCTCGGCCCTGGTGACCGAGGAGCAGACCCTGGCCCTGGACGCCGCCGCAGGCCTGCCCACGGGCGTGCTGACCCTGCCCGCAGGCGCCGACGAAGGCAGCGTGACCATCCAGGCCCGGGGCGGCTCGCCGCTGACCCTGGCCGGGGTGGACGTGCGCCCCGTGCGCCGCACCGACGAGGGGCGCATCCGCGAGGTGCGCGCGGCCCTGGAGCGCGAGGACGCCAAGCGCCAGGCCCTGGCCGACGCCCTGGCCGCCCGCGAGGCCGGGGCCCAGTTCTGGCGCACCCAGGCCGGGGCGCCCCTGGAGCGGCCCGCCGAGGCTCCGGCCCTGGCCGCCGCCCTGCGCCAGGGCCTGGAGGCCGAGCTGGCCGCCGCCTCGGCCCTGCGCCGCGACCTCGCTGCCCAGGAGGCGGTGGTGGCCGACCTGCGCGCCGAGCTGGAGCGCCTGACCGGCGGCGCCGAGATGGTGCTCGAGGTCCGGGCCTCCTTCAACGGCCCGGCCGCCGCCTCGGTGCCCGTACGCCTGAGCTACCGCCTGCGCGACGCGGGCTGGGAGCCCGGCTACGTGCTCGACGCCCGGCCCGCCGAAGGCGTGGTGCGCTTTGCGTGGGACGCCACGGTCTGGCAGGGCTCGGGCCGCGAGTGGAAGAACGTGCCCCTGGCCCTGGCCACCGCCGAATTCCGCACCGGGGCCACCCCGCCGGAGCTGTGGCCCTGGGAGCCCCGGCCCGCCGTGCCCATGGCCAAGGCCGAGCCCGCCGTGCTCATGCGCGCCGCCCCGGCCATGGAGACGGCAAACGACGCCGCCGCTGGCGCCGCCCAGGCCCCGCGCACCCAGGGCGCGGTGTTCGACACCTACGACGCGGGCCGGGCCACCCTGGCCTCGGGCGACCGCGTCCGCCTGCCCATCGCCCGCCAGGACTGGCAGGCCACCTTCGACTATCTGGTGCGGCCCTATGCCGAGCCCCGCGCCTACCTGCGCGCGACCCTCGCCCAGGCCGAGGCGCCGCGCATCCCCTCCGGCCCGGCGGACCTGCTGCTGGAAGGCGCGCTGGTGCAGCGCGTGCCCTTCGAGCTGGCCCGGGCCGAGGCCGAGCTGTTCTTCGGAGCCGACCCGCAACTGGCCGTGACCCTGCGCAGCACGGACCGCAAGTCCGGCGAGGCCGGGCTGTTCGGCGCCCGGGGCCGCCACCGCTGGGCCTGGGCCGTCGAGGTGAAAAACGGCAAGCCCGGCCCGGCGCGCGTGAGCGTGCAGGACCGCCTGCCCCGCCCCGGCGACGAACGCATCAAGCTGGAAAAGACCCTCGGCAAGGACGCCCGGGAAGAGGACGACACCGTGATCTGGGACTTCGAGCTGGCCCCCGGCACGGCCCGGACCGTGGAGTACGGCTACGCCATCACCTGGCCCGGCGACATGGAGCTGGACCTGGGAGGCCGGTAG